A segment of the Denticeps clupeoides chromosome 2, fDenClu1.1, whole genome shotgun sequence genome:
TTGGAATTTCTGACATGCACCCAGTGCGGATGGCCACATTTCAAACCACCTTATTTTACTTCTTCTGGGGTCCTGTGTCATGTTCCTCAGCTTGTTGTTATTAACGCCTTCGCCGCTGTCAGTGAGCGAAGACGCGctgaataaatttacatttattattcactATTTCCCTGTCTACACCATCGCCTTCAGTCTGGTTCAAGTCGCGTGTTTCATTCGCATTGATTAATCTGTGAATTACTAAGCTCTGTATGATCATGAATGGGGTGATTGCTCTCATTGTATTAACCCTTGTGGGTCTGTGGGACCAATTTCAACTACtaccaaaacacacatattgCCAATTATGATTTAAACCTGAGATTTCTTGACATAGAATATGTACTATAACATAGCAttctaaatatttttctttttacacacacacacacacacacacacatatatgtgtgtgtgtgtgtgtgtgtgtatataattgtcattgtgaaatgctgcagcacagcacacggtgcacacaacgaagcaggtcctctgcttttaaccatcaccccggGTGACGGTTTAAATTGTTCTGTGCACCgcgtggggacagtgcttttgctcagcgACACCTTATACACCCGTATACTGCTAGTCATATATGTTCCGAAGCAAATACACAATCCATTCAAAATTGAAGAATGTTTGTAGACTAGAGGGTTGAGATTGTGGAGCCACTGGTATAACAAAGCGTCTGATGCAGGTGAGACATGACGGAACGAATCACGTCAAGACATTTCGACAAACTAGCATGAGGGTGTAGCACAACACAGACGTTGTTCTCGGGTGTCCTCAATGTCTGATTGGGAAGCTTTCAGTTTGCACAGGTTCCGAACCAGGAACCTGCTGAGGATTCTCTGGATGGTTCTCCAGCAGAAGGTGGTGAGAATGGGGGTGGTGAAGAGGAGGCCTACTTGGTGTTTTGAGTCTCTGTGGCAGGAACCAGCGGCCTTCGTGCCAGGCCGCGGTTCGAACCGTTGCAAATGAAACGCGCGGCACATATAATTTTAGAACGCTATAAAACCTGCACGATGTGTGTGATGTGGCATCGAATAACTGGCGTGTCTCGATTTCAGCTGCTGCGGGAACTGAAACACCCGAATGTCATTTCACTGCAGAAGGTTTTCCTCTCACACGCCGACCGCAAAGTCTGGCTGCTGTTCGATTACGCCGAGCACGACCTCTGGGTAATTAACATTCCTTCCGTATTTCACGTGCGCTCGTTCCCGCGCTCACGCCTGATACCGGTCTCACCATCCTGCATGCAGCACATCATTAAGTTCCACAGAGCCTCCAAGGCCAATAAGAAGCCGCTGCAGCTGCCACGAGGGATGGTCAAGTCTTTACTCTACCAGATTCTGGATGGGATCCACTATCTGCACGCCAACTGGGTCCTGCACAGAGACCTGGTGAGTCACAATCAAACTTTACATTGGGTCAGTTTACCAGAGGAGTAGTACGCAAGCTACCACACAGAGCTACTCAATTCCCGCTGAAAATATCCTGAAAATGTAAGGgcgggccatttatatggatacaccttaataaaatgggaatggttggtgacattgaacacattttataagtagtcagaaacttgtaaataactcatgaaagaataaagttacgttaaaaccattgtttttcttgtgaaattaccaataaatttgatgtcacatgaccctcttccaaGATgtccgacttcaaaatggccactatggtcaccacccatcttgaaaagtttgccccctcacatacactaatgtgccacaaacaagacgttaatatcaccaaccatccccattttattaaggtgtatccatataaatggcccaccctgtatattaatCAACCATGACACAAGACTATGGTTGTATGATGTCCAtgattgacatttttatatacatatattaaattTGTTTACTTATTGTTATTGTATACAGACTTTACAGCTTCAGAAGTCAAAATGAATTCTCTAATCTCTTCGAGCATGCGATCAGGGGATGCCAAACCAGCTGAATATTCCCCAAATAGTGGCAAGGCCAGGCGACCTTCAGAAACTGTGGTCTGGATGGAGTATAAAGCTTGGGCACTactttcaaactggtgctaagcgGGGGGCTTGATTTCTGCTGTaaggatttaaataaatgaacagattaTTTCTGGATGACCGAAATAATGTCACACTatcaaaaagtacatttatcTTGCAGATTGACACCAAATGTAACAGCgcctgaccttacactagcgaacGAGGCTGGTGTATGTTTGAGTTGTGGTAGATGGTTGCAGACATTGAAGTCAGTCTGTAGGCAAatttttggaaatgaaatgaaatttcccTTTTAACAGAGCCAGAGAAACAATGATCTCACGCGTCCAGTAAATTGTTGAGTTTGAATTGCAAACTGCAGCTTCTACACAAACACAAGGAagattaaagtggctttaattaATCATGCTACGTGGCGTTCTTTGCTCATTTTGGcattatgtttatttgttagtGTGGCTAGCTGTGCCAGAATGTCTTCTGTGGGAACTTTGTTGGACTTGTTCAATTTTGCTAATGTACTCCATCGGCCTAATGAGCAACAAATGCCGACCCCGGAGGCGGTGCCGCATTAGCAGGGTAAGCAGTCGGCCTCCAGGAACACAACGTAATGCATCATGGTGGATGACGTGTAATTCAGAGGCGCATTAAAAGATTAAGTAGGAGTTGATAAAAGCGTATTTTAACTTCTCGTCGTCTGAGTGGTTGAATGTTTCAGGAAACTGAGCCCAGATTGGTtcctgtgtttttaattttctaacagtggccctttttttctctctctctctctctctgaatgagtgcagtttgatttatttgtgtgacctttttatttttcccttcaGAAACCAGCCAATATATTGGTAATGGGAGAGGGTCCAGAACGAGGCCGTGTGAAAATCGGTATGTCCAGAACCGTTTTTGTGCTCTAGTATTCACATCATATTGAGTGTCGGTTTTATGagattttctttgtgtgtgtgtgtgtgtgtgtgtgcagcggaTATGGGGTTTGCCCGGCTCTTTAACTCACCACTGAAGCCTTTAGCAGATTTGGACCCTGTGGTTGTCACGTTCTGGTACCGGGCACCAGAACTGCTGCTGGGGGCCAGGCACTACACCAAAGCCATCGGTGAAGACCACCTCCCTGTTTTCCCCCTGACGCCCCGGATAGGAGCAGCAGGGCTCAACTCGGCACCACACAGTCCAACCGTTCTGCTTTTCAGAACAACACTCTGCCTGCCTGTCACTGTCTTGGCCTGTGGCGGAAACCTCATGAGCAGAAATCGATGAAAGGGATAAAGCGATGTCCACTGCACTGTGCTTAGCCCTGCATGGATTGGGTTGGCaggaatataaaataatatatgtgaAGAAAATAATGACCCCCAAATCGTTGTGGGGCTTATTTAGAGGCGTCACATGAATGGAAAAATGTAATGGAAATGCAAACTGGTGCGAACTACTGCTTCTGTAACCAGAAGTCTGTCTGCTCTGCattaacaaaaattaaaaactaaactTGAAAAGACGTACTACAATTAGAAACTAAAGTCTGCCAATATAGTGAGAAAATGGTAGAAAATATGATTTGTCAAATGCTTGAAAATCTAGTGAATTTAGTTCTCATTTTTTAAGTCTCTTTTCTTCAAAGTTCTACCCTCTGTTTGTCACTgagtgttttctctctctctctctccctctctcctgcttTTAATTGCAGATATCTGGGCGATTGGCTGTATTTTTGCGGAGCTATTGACGTCAGAGCCCATATTCCACTGTCGACAGGAGGACATTAAAACCAGTAACCCATATCACCATGACCAGCTGGACCGCATCTTCAACGTCATGGGCTTCCCTGCAGGTCTCCTTCTCGGTTTCACTGCCACCGCATGCTTTATGGGGGGGGAGTTAATACTGTACCTTTAAACGTATGTGATGTTTATGGcgttggggggaaaaaaaaacagggtaatGTCAGTGATTGCAGCTTGCAGGCAGCAACATTTATTAGTGCAAGAAAAAATGAAGGGCATCCTTCTTTCCAAATGAGCTGTTGTCATTTGACAGATTACcttagcatttaaatatattatgaCATGGTCCCAGCAGCAGTGTTATTATAGTGCAATATTTGTGAAACGGCAGAAGTGTCAGCATAAAGGTTACCTTGGTAATGTTGTGCCTGTAATTCGTAAGGTTACAACATATCTGCGCAACACTTAGCGATAAATAAAGGGACATGATGTTGTAACTAGGCCCTTGTTGAGAGTCATTTGAATTGAACAGTCAATTTACAGACAGCGGTGTAATGAACATGGACATGCTTTGTAGATAAGGACTGGGAGGATATAAAGAAGATGCCAGAGCACTCAACGCTGATGAAAGACTTCAGAAGGAACACGTGAGTCCTGTCTCCCATGACAATGCTCCATGTAGTGTTTCCTtccaacagatttttttaagatgttgttgttatttctgTCTCGTCCCAGATACACTAATTGCAGCCTTATAAAGTACATGGAGAAGCATAAAGTGAAACCTGACAGCAAAGCATTCCATTTGGTGAGTGTCAGACACGGCGATGGGcctatttatttttcacactgAATAGTGTAACACTCACATTTGCTCTATTATAATTCTATTTGTTTGATTTAATGATTGACACCCCCTTACtgcaagctgttttttttttttttattatttctatgcaataatgcaataaaagtgAAAGGGACCAACCTGGTTTCTGGGCAACACAATGCGCCATGTTGCACACTTGTAGCACAACCCTTCTGCTGTAAAGATGATCCGAGTCAACTGTGGAAACTCTCCCTATAGCTGCAGAAGCTGCTTACTATGGACCCCATCCGCAGGATCACATCTGAGCAAGCCATGCAGGACCCTTATTTCCTGGAGGAGCCCCTGCCAACCTCTGAGTGAGTGGCGCCACTCCAGACTCCGGAAGGTTTTCAGTACATCTTGCCCAGTTGGGGCTGTTGAGGGCGTTTGCATAGTTAATGGTGAAACTGCGCTATCCCCCTCAGTGTGTTTGCCGGCTGCCAGATTCCCTATCCCAAACGAGAATTCCTTTCTGAGGAGGAGCCAGAGGACAAGGCAGATAAGGTAAAGGGCGCGTGCATGCTCAAATCCTCCCAGGGGTCTTTTGGTTTTTGTGAGCCTGGGAATGAATTAAGTAGCGCTGTTACCTTGCAGAAGaaccagcagcaacagcaggggAACAACCACACCAATGGGGCGGGGCACACAGGTAACCCTGACAACAGTCATGCTCAGGGTCCGCCCCTGAAGAAGGTGCGGGTGGTCCCACCTACCACTACCTCAAGTGGCCTGATAATGACCTCAGACTACCAGGTACTATCAGCTAACAAGCTTTTTTTGCGGCCTTCAATGCAATTCttgtaataaacaaacatttttagcCCCTTTAACTTTTAAAATCACAGTAGCTCATGGCCGCTCGTAGCATTTTGATGTTATACCTTGACAGGTTATGCCTTAGGCTGCATCAccactgtggggcagtggtggcctaccagttaaggaagtgaccccttaagtgaagtgattgtcacttgtgatacacagcggcacagcacacggtgcacacagtgaaatttgtcctctgcatttaacccatcaccctgagtgagcagtgggcagccatggcaggcgcccggggagcagtgtgtggggacggtgctttgctcagtggcacctcagtggcacctaggcagatc
Coding sequences within it:
- the cdk8 gene encoding cyclin-dependent kinase 8 yields the protein MDYDFKVKLTGERERVEDLFEYEGCKVGRGTYGHVYKAKRKDGKDDKDYALKQIEGTGISMSACREIALLRELKHPNVISLQKVFLSHADRKVWLLFDYAEHDLWHIIKFHRASKANKKPLQLPRGMVKSLLYQILDGIHYLHANWVLHRDLKPANILVMGEGPERGRVKIADMGFARLFNSPLKPLADLDPVVVTFWYRAPELLLGARHYTKAIDIWAIGCIFAELLTSEPIFHCRQEDIKTSNPYHHDQLDRIFNVMGFPADKDWEDIKKMPEHSTLMKDFRRNTYTNCSLIKYMEKHKVKPDSKAFHLLQKLLTMDPIRRITSEQAMQDPYFLEEPLPTSDVFAGCQIPYPKREFLSEEEPEDKADKKNQQQQQGNNHTNGAGHTGNPDNSHAQGPPLKKVRVVPPTTTSSGLIMTSDYQRSNPHAAYQNPGPSTSLPQSSMGYSSTSQQPPQYSHQTHRY